In a genomic window of Flavobacterium lipolyticum:
- the lgt gene encoding prolipoprotein diacylglyceryl transferase, whose translation MTQPLNIVWNPSEGIDLGFFMIRYYSLMFVIAFGLGWFLMKKIFERENESIDKLDSLFVWTVLATLIGARLGHVLFYDWEYFRNHLLEIFLPVRFEPKFEFTGFQGLASHGAAIAIIAAMYYYSKKILKRPLLWILDRVVIPVASGAIFVRLGNFFNSEIIGHETKSAFGIRFLHDQFSKNEAVNATQIADPKAAYTAIATDPKFADLLAQVPAKHPTQLYEAISYVFVFAILFFLYWKTNARLKSGLLFGLFLVLLFAVRFVVEFVKESQGGFENELGLFSTGQWLSIPFIIIGLFFVIRAQRNPLAES comes from the coding sequence ATGACACAGCCCCTAAATATCGTTTGGAATCCTTCAGAAGGAATCGATCTAGGATTTTTTATGATTCGTTATTACAGTTTAATGTTCGTAATTGCTTTCGGACTAGGGTGGTTTTTAATGAAAAAAATCTTTGAACGCGAAAACGAATCTATCGACAAGTTAGACTCTTTATTTGTCTGGACTGTTTTAGCTACGTTAATAGGTGCCCGATTAGGACATGTTTTATTTTACGATTGGGAATATTTCAGAAATCATTTACTTGAGATATTCTTACCTGTTAGATTCGAGCCTAAATTTGAATTTACCGGATTTCAGGGATTAGCCAGTCATGGCGCAGCTATTGCCATCATTGCTGCCATGTACTATTACAGCAAAAAGATTTTGAAACGTCCATTATTATGGATTTTAGACCGTGTTGTAATTCCGGTTGCCAGTGGGGCTATTTTTGTTCGTTTAGGGAATTTTTTCAATTCTGAGATCATCGGACATGAAACAAAATCTGCCTTTGGAATTCGTTTTTTACACGATCAGTTCAGTAAAAACGAAGCGGTAAACGCTACTCAAATCGCAGATCCTAAAGCTGCGTATACCGCTATCGCAACAGATCCTAAATTTGCTGATTTACTGGCTCAGGTTCCCGCAAAACATCCAACACAATTATACGAAGCTATCAGCTATGTATTTGTTTTTGCGATTTTGTTTTTCTTATACTGGAAAACGAACGCAAGATTAAAATCAGGATTACTATTCGGACTGTTTCTGGTACTCTTATTTGCAGTACGTTTTGTGGTAGAATTTGTAAAAGAAAGTCAGGGCGGATTTGAAAATGAATTAGGTCTTTTTTCTACCGGACAATGGCTAAGTATTCCGTTTATCATTATTGGACTTTTCTTCGTCATTAGAGCGCAAAGAAATCCTTTAGCAGAATCTTAA
- the yidD gene encoding membrane protein insertion efficiency factor YidD — protein MKVITPFVLLVRFYQSAISPFTPASCRFEPTCSTYMIQALQTHGLFYGGYLGMKRILSCHPWGRTGYDPVPEKKCSHKH, from the coding sequence ATGAAAGTAATCACTCCATTTGTTTTATTAGTCCGCTTTTATCAATCTGCAATATCGCCTTTTACTCCGGCGAGTTGCAGATTTGAACCTACATGCTCTACTTACATGATTCAGGCTCTGCAGACTCATGGTTTGTTTTATGGAGGCTATCTGGGCATGAAAAGAATCTTAAGCTGCCACCCCTGGGGAAGAACCGGTTACGACCCCGTTCCTGAAAAGAAATGTTCACACAAACATTAA